From one Humulus lupulus chromosome 8, drHumLupu1.1, whole genome shotgun sequence genomic stretch:
- the LOC133795222 gene encoding uncharacterized protein LOC133795222 has product MTQSDNEVHNEEESVTCSEKQSESHVDEQSNSSSVPQQNTLPIEKIPRLKPILEENEHFECKIGVKSKMDDVTKLINDVLKNDPTNLKLFKESPLCHFLELKNYEHSNQVMWLLLIQEANYDRESEMWFVVNEVPI; this is encoded by the exons ATGACTCAATCAGATAATGAG GTACATAATGAAGAAGAGTCAGTGACATGTTCTGAGAAACAATCAGAATCACATGTTGATGAACAATCAAATTCTTCCTCTGTGCCACAACAGAATACACTTCCA ATCGAAAAGATTCCTCGATTGAAGCCTATATTAGAGGAGAATGAACACTTTGAGTGCAAGATAGGTGTAAAAAGTAAGATGGATGATGTCACAAAACTTATCAATGATGTACTAAAGAATGACCCGACCAACTTAAAATTGTTCAAGGAATCTCCACTCTGCCACTTTCTTGAACTTAAGAACTATGAACATTCAAATCAAGTGATGTGGTTATTACTCATTCAAGAAGCCAACTATGATAGAGAATCAGAGATGTGGTTTGTTGTTAATGAGGTACCGATCTGA